Proteins encoded in a region of the Qipengyuania oceanensis genome:
- a CDS encoding DUF1428 domain-containing protein: MTYVNGFVLAVPNGNKAAYIETAQKFWDIAKEFGALSQVECWESDVKDGHTTDFRRATKAEDGERIVFSWVTWPDKATAKAAETRMMEDPRMEEFGEMPFDGKRMVYGGFEPVVEKHA, translated from the coding sequence GTGAACGGCTTCGTGCTCGCCGTGCCGAACGGTAACAAGGCGGCCTATATCGAAACTGCCCAGAAGTTCTGGGACATCGCGAAGGAATTCGGCGCGCTGAGTCAGGTCGAATGCTGGGAAAGCGACGTCAAGGACGGCCACACCACGGATTTCCGACGCGCGACGAAGGCCGAGGACGGCGAGAGGATCGTCTTTAGCTGGGTCACTTGGCCCGATAAGGCCACAGCCAAGGCCGCCGAGACCCGGATGATGGAGGATCCGCGGATGGAGGAATTCGGCGAGATGCCGTTCGACGGCAAGCGCATGGTCTATGGCGGGTTCGAACCCGTCGTCGAAAAGCATGCGTAA